In Eupeodes corollae chromosome 3, idEupCoro1.1, whole genome shotgun sequence, a single genomic region encodes these proteins:
- the LOC129948989 gene encoding probable peroxisomal acyl-coenzyme A oxidase 1, producing the protein MPSSVQKINPDIQKERNNATFSTQEFTLWWVGGEQRYKEKKSLEKYFLEDPELMDKIPISYLSHKELYEEGVRKATIISNKIRQMREEGSDGIDTYTALLGGSLGSALIKEGNPISLHYVMFVPTIMGQGTVDQQVEWLSKAWDCEIIGTYAQTEMGHGTFLRGLETRADYDPKTEEFILNSPSITAYKWWPGGLGHTANHAIVMAQLYTKGKHHGIQPFIVKLRDEDTHMPMPGIDIGEIGTKLGMKSVNNGYLGFKNVRVPRMNMLMKNSQVLPDGTFVAPKSSLLTYGTMMFVRVALIRDTAMALGKASTIATRYAAVRRQSPIDPNEPEPQIMDHITQQLKLFPQIAKAIAFKLTGDYVWTMYNNVTGELEQGNLDRLPEMHAISCCLKAICSADAAAGVETCRLACGGHGYMDASNFPTIYGMATAVCTYEGENTVMLLQTARYLVKVYEAALNGGKLVPTVQYIKEAIDAKVFADFNGSLLSIVKAFQFVAANKIRIAYDRMEKSKVQGNGPEKAANLSGIELTQAADLHGRAFLALSVYTEIRNICKNVSVALTKVLMDILELYLLDSCLNRIGDFLLFIDLSEKEVGDLEIRRKACLARIRPNAVAIVDGFDFHDRMLDSTLGAYDGNVYEKMFEVAKMSPLNREPVNKSFNAYLKPFMKAKL; encoded by the exons AAAAGTACTTCCTCGAGGATCCAGAATTGATGGACAAAATACCCATATCCTATCTTTCTCACAAAGAACTCTACGAAGAGGGTGTACGTAAAGCAACAATTATCAGCAATAAAATCCGTCAAATGCGTGAAGAAGGCAGCGATGGAATCGATACTTACAC TGCCCTTCTAGGAGGTTCACTTGGTTCAGCTTTGATCAAGGAAGGTAATCCAATTTCTTTGCATTATGTGATGTTTGTCCCAACTATTATGGGCCAAGGAACTGTTGATCAACAAGTCGAATGGCTATCAAAAGCTTGGGATTGTGAAATTATTGGAACTTATGCTCAAACCGAAATGGGTCATGGTACATTTCTACGTGGTCTGGAAACTCGTGCTGATTATGATCCAAAAACAGAAGAATTCATATTGAATTCACCCTCGATAACAGCATACAAATGGTGGCCAGGAGGAT TGGGTCACACAGCGAATCATGCTATAGTAATGGCACAACTCTACACAAAAGGTAAACACCACGGCATTCAACCGTTCATTGTCAAGTTACGTGACGAAGATACTCATATGCCAATGCCAGGCATCGATATTGGAGAAATAGGTACAAAACTTGGCATGAAGAGTGTCAACAATGGTTATTTGGGATTCAAAAATGTCCGAGTTCCACGTATGAATATGCTCATGAAGAACTCACAAGTTCTGCCCGATGGAACATTCGTTGCTCCAAAGTCGTCGTTATTGACTTATGGTACGATGATGTTTGTGAGAGTAGCCCTAATTCGAGATACCGCCATGGCTTTGGGAAAAGCTTCGACTATTGCGACGAGATATGCAGCTGTCAGGCGTCAGAGTCCAATAGATCCAAA TGAACCAGAACCTCAGATCATGGACCACATTACCCAGCAGCTGAAATTGTTCCCCCAAATTGCTAAAGCCATCGCCTTCAAACTAACTGGAGATTATGTCTGGACTATGTACAATAATGTTACCGGGGAATTGGAGCAAGGCAACCTCGATCGGTTGCCCGAAATGCATGCAATCTCCTGCTGTCTGAAAGCTATTTGCAGTGCAGATGCAGCGGCTGGCGTTGAGACATGTCGTCTGGCGTGTGGTGGTCATGGATACATGGATGCCTCGAACTTCCCAACTATCTACGGTATGGCTACAGCTGTGTGTACATATGAAGGAGAAAACACAGTAATGTTACTTCAAACCGCAAGGTATCTGGTCAAGGTCTATGAGGCCGCCTTGAATGGGGGAAAGCTGGTGCCGACCGTTCAGTATATCAAAGAAGCAATTGACGCTAAAGTTTTTGCTGACTTCAATGGTTCGTTGTTGTCGATTGTGAAGGCTTTCCAGTTTGTTGCTGCAAA CAAAATTCGGATTGCCTATGATCGGATGGAAAAAAGTAAAGTCCAAGGAAATGGACCAGAAAAAGCTGCCAACTTATCTGGAATCGAACTAACCCAAGCTGCCGAt CTTCATGGACGTGCCTTCTTAGCTCTTTCCGTTTATACTGAGATTagaaatatttgcaaaaatgtttCAGTGGCCTTGACAAAGGTGTTGATGGATATTCTAGAATTATATCTCCTCGACTCTTGTCTCAATCGAATCGGTGATTTTCTCCTG TTCATAGATTTAAGCGAAAAGGAAGTTGGAGATTTGGAGATTCGTCGTAAAGCCTGCTTAGCTCGTATTCGACCCAATGCCGTTGCAATTGTTGATGGCTTTGATTTCCATGATCGAATGTTAGATTCAACACTTGGAGCATACGATGGCAATGTGTATGAGAAAATGTTCGAAGTTGCCAAGATGAGTCCATTGAATCGGGAGCCGGTGAATAAGTCTTTTAATGCTTATCTAAAGCCATTTATGAAGGCAAAGTTGTAA
- the LOC129948988 gene encoding probable peroxisomal acyl-coenzyme A oxidase 1: MPMPTKSTKVNPDLVKERQAATFNVEEFASWLYGGEQKLKVKREIVEEIVNDKELQFEEVYPDYLSFQDQYNDAVKRSTLLLKKLKAIQEKRNPGGNEIYPDFLTGPVGNAIIPQGSPFAVHFRMFIPVIEKHGTSEQLEKWLPLAKSCKILGSYAQTEMGHGTFIRGIQTRADYDPATEEFVLNSTSITAYKWWPGALGHTVNYATIVAQLYIKDKRHGVHFFIVQLRDHETHEPLPGIDIGEIGNKLSFKGVNNGYLGLKNVRIPRMQMLMRHAQVSADGSFTVSPASVLTYWTMVYVRVLLVKQSSMFLSQAAVIATRYAAVRRQSLINPKEPEHQILDYLTQQQKLFVEISKSIAINLGGDLLNEMYLQVTNEINEGKFDRLAEIHCLSACLKAISTHDSSNGVETLRLACGGHGFMAASNLANIYGLATAAVTYEGENTVMLLQTARFLMKSWSMAVEGEKLVPTVAYLEEVASGKTRTFPKWDGSLECMVKALQFAAANKIRLAYNHSSERKMKNLTAAEAANATSIELTQAADLHGRSFLATATWKKLSSEDQISSSLKTVLLDILELYLVSACFRNLSDLQRFIELTEEDLNRLQIKLEQVLSRLRPNAVAIVDGFDFHDRILNSVLGCYDGNVYERIFEAAQKSPMNQISVQKSFQSHLKPFMKSNM; this comes from the exons atgcCAATGCCAACCAAAAGTACTAAAGTAAATCCCGATTTAGTAAAAGAACGTCAAGCAGCTACTTTTAATGTTGAAGAATTCGCTAGCTGGTTATATGGTGGAGAGCAAAAGCTCAAAGTGAAGCGCGAAATCG TGGAAGAAATTGTGAACGATAAAGAATTGCAGTTCGAAGAAGTTTATCCAGACTATTTGTCATTCCAAGATCAGTATAATGATGCAGTCAAACGAAGTACtttgttgttgaaaaaacttaaggcTATACAAGAGAAACGAAATCCTGGGGGAAATGAAATCTATCC cgACTTCTTGACGGGACCTGTTGGAAATGCAATTATCCCACAAGGAAGTCCATTCGCTGTGCATTTCAGAATGTTTATACCGGTTATTGAAAAACATGGTACTTCTGAACAATTAGAAAAATGGTTACCCCTCGCAAAAAGTTGTAAGATCTTAGGATCCTATGCTCAAACTGAGATGGGTCATGGAACTTTTATCCGTGGCATACAAACTCGTGCTGATTATGATCCTGCAACAGAGGAATTTGTCCTTAATAGTACTTCAATCACAGCCTACAAATGGTGGCCAGGAGCAT TGGGCCACACGGTGAATTATGCCACAATTGTTGCTCAACTTTACATAAAGGACAAACGACATGGAGTACACTTCTTCATAGTTCAGCTCCGTGATCACGAAACCCATGAACCTTTACCAGGGATTGACATTGGAGAAATTGGCAATAAGCTTTCTTTCAAGGGGGTCAACAATGGTTATTTGGGATTGAAAAATGTCCGAATTCCTCGAATGCAAATGTTGATGCGGCACGCCCAGGTCAGTGCTGATGGATCGTTCACAGTCTCGCCGGCTTCGGTTTTGACCTATTGGACAATGGTTTATGTCAGGGTGTTACTGGTCAAGCAATCGAGTATGTTTTTAAGTCAAGCTGCAGTTATTGCCACTCGTTATGCTGCAGTCCGCCGACAAAGTCTCATCAATCCAAA AGAACCAGAGCATCAAATCCTAGACTACCTGACCCAGCAGCAAAAACTTTTTGTCGAAATTTCAAAATCCATTGCAATCAATCTTGGAGGTGATCTTTTGAATGAAATGTATCTCCAAGTTACCAACGAGATCAATGAGGGAAAATTTGATCGTCTAGCTGAGATTCATTGCTTATCTGCGTGTCTCAAGGCTATTTCAACACATGACTCCAGTAATGGGGTTGAGACTCTCCGTTTAGCTTGTGGAGGTCATGGATTTATGGCGGCTTCTAATTTGGCAAATATCTATGGTTTAGCAACAGCAGCGGTGACCTACGAGGGAGAAAATACGGTTATGCTTTTGCAAACTGCAAGATTCTTAATGAAGTCCTGGTCAATGGCAGTTGAGGGGGAGAAACTAGTTCCAACAGTAGCTTACCTCGAAGAGGTTGCATCTGGGAAAACGAGGACATTTCCTAAATGGGATGGTTCTTTAGAATGCATGGTCAAAGCTCTTCAGTTTGCTGCAGCAAA CAAGATTCGTCTAGCTTATAACCATTCGTCCGAAAGAAAGATGAAGAATCTGACTGCAGCTGAAGCAGCAAATGCAACTTCCATTGAGCTTACTCAAGCTGCTGAC TTACACGGACGTTCATTTCTGGCGACAGCAACTTGGAAGAAGCTCTCAAGCGAGGATCAAATCTCATCCTCACTAAAAACAGTTCTTTTGGATATTCTTGAACTATATCTAGTGAGTGCCTGCTTCAGGAACTTGAGTGATCTTCAAAGA TTCATTGAATTGACTGAAGAAGACCTAAATCGACTTCAAATCAAATTAGAACAAGTATTGAGCCGACTCCGACCGAATGCCGTAGCCATTGTCGATGGCTTTGATTTCCATGACAGGATCTTAAATTCAGTTCTAGGTTGTTATGATGGTAATGTTTATGAAAGGATATTCGAAGCAGCACAAAAAAGCCCAATGAATCAAATATCAGTTCAAAAATCCTTCCAAAGTCACTTGAAGCCGTTTATGAAGTCGAATATGTGa